GATAGATCAGTCTAGTCTCCCTTTTGTTTGTCCTTCTCATTTCTCCTAAGTCTTCTCTCCTCCCTATCTCCTGTTCCCTGCTCCCTATCCTCTATCACCTATCACCTGCTATATATTGACCAGATTTAATGAAACATCCCCATGACCTCGATCGAAACTGTAAATCCTTCATTTGAAGCAAGGCTTAATACTTCTGACGTTACTCGCGTGATGTGGCTACTCTGGGCACTCTCCGCCGGATTGATTGCTCTCGATGGCTTCGATTTTTTCATTATTGGAGTCGCTCTACCCTTTCTCCAACGAGATTTTGATCTCAGTTCAACTGAAATGGGAGCCGTTGCCGTCGCCGCGATCGTTGGGTCGCTGGTTGGGTCATTAACGCTTGGACCCGTAACCGATCGAATTGGGCGGCAGGTGATGCTTTTGGTTGATATTGGCATCTTTGTCGTTGCCACAGCAGGGACTGCCTTCGCCTGGAATGCAGCTTCACTAATCGCGTTCCGCTTTTTAGTTGGTGTGGGCATTGGGGCAGACTATCCCATTAGCGTGTCCTATATCACAGAGAATGTTCCGGCTCGACTTCGGGGACGAATGGTGATTGGAGCCTTTACGTTTCAAGCAGTTGGTGCACTGATGGGAGCCGTGACCGGGCTGGCAATTATCTATGGGTTTCAGACCCTTTATCCTGAGTCGATCGAGCCTGCTGTTCATTACGCCTGGCGCTGGATGTTAGGCGTGGGGCTAGGATTAGCGATCGGCGTCGGTATTCTGCGGCTAAGCTTTTTGCTGGAAAGCCCCCGATATTACATTGCTAGGGGCGAATATGATGCTGCCTCAAAAGCGGCTTCCTTATTGCTGGATCAGCCGATCGTGATCACGCCAGAAACCGAGTCACCGGAACGAGAGCCAAACTTACCTTACCGGGCTTTGTTTTCGCGCAAGTATCAGCGCAACATGCTGTTCGCCGCAGTTCCCTGGTTCCTTCAAGATATTGCAACCTATGGGATTGGCATTTTTACCCCTGCCATCATTGGAGCCTTAGCCTATGCCAGTGAAGCCAGCTTTATGAATCGGGAAATGGCATCGGCAAGAGGTGCAGCTCTAGTGGATTTGTTTCTCATTATTGGTTTTTTGATTGCTGTCTGGCTGATCGATCGCGTCGGGCGAGTGCGGCTACAAATTATTGGTTTTTTGGGCATGGCGATCGGACTTGTTGTTCTGGCAGCATCCAGCCTGTTAAATTTGGAACCTTCCTTAAATACGATCGCTGTATTTATTGGATTTTTTATCTTTAACCTGACGATGAATGCAGGTCCAAATTCCACTACGTTTTTGTTATCGGGTGAAGTTTTTCCAACCTCAATTCGAGCCAGTGGAGCAGGGTTTGCGGCTGCTTTTGCGAAAGCCGGAGCCGTGATTGGGGCGTTTGGTTTGCCGATTTTCCAAAGAAGGTTTGGTGTTGTGCCGCTCTTGCTGCTGCTGGCAATCATCTGTGTTTTAGCAGCCATGATGACCTTTTGGTTTC
The DNA window shown above is from Trichocoleus sp. and carries:
- a CDS encoding MFS transporter — its product is MTSIETVNPSFEARLNTSDVTRVMWLLWALSAGLIALDGFDFFIIGVALPFLQRDFDLSSTEMGAVAVAAIVGSLVGSLTLGPVTDRIGRQVMLLVDIGIFVVATAGTAFAWNAASLIAFRFLVGVGIGADYPISVSYITENVPARLRGRMVIGAFTFQAVGALMGAVTGLAIIYGFQTLYPESIEPAVHYAWRWMLGVGLGLAIGVGILRLSFLLESPRYYIARGEYDAASKAASLLLDQPIVITPETESPEREPNLPYRALFSRKYQRNMLFAAVPWFLQDIATYGIGIFTPAIIGALAYASEASFMNREMASARGAALVDLFLIIGFLIAVWLIDRVGRVRLQIIGFLGMAIGLVVLAASSLLNLEPSLNTIAVFIGFFIFNLTMNAGPNSTTFLLSGEVFPTSIRASGAGFAAAFAKAGAVIGAFGLPIFQRRFGVVPLLLLLAIICVLAAMMTFWFRVETTGRSLEEIGEG